In Rhodothermus profundi, the following are encoded in one genomic region:
- a CDS encoding MlaE family ABC transporter permease → MPTEPETLDLPERPPERLGRAFFERAGGLVLFIVRFFREVWRPPYEVRELIRQMDEAGSKSFILTAVTGMAIGVVLAMQSRGTLARFGAEAVLPSMLALSVFKEIGPVITSLVLAGRLGAGMAAEIGSMRVTEQIDALEVAALKPFHYLVITRVLACIVMFPVLTTWTNMIALAGGYLESVISADMDYRLFWNSAFSSLRFSDLLVDTLKTSVFGFLVGIVSCYLGYTVRGGTREVGQAAMQAVVISSLLILLADVVVVRISLFLYGVL, encoded by the coding sequence ATGCCTACTGAACCGGAAACACTGGACCTCCCGGAGCGGCCCCCCGAACGGCTGGGACGTGCGTTTTTCGAGCGGGCAGGTGGCCTGGTGCTGTTCATCGTCCGGTTTTTCCGGGAGGTATGGCGGCCCCCTTACGAGGTGCGCGAGCTGATCCGTCAGATGGACGAAGCAGGATCAAAAAGCTTCATCCTGACGGCCGTTACCGGGATGGCCATCGGGGTGGTGCTGGCCATGCAGAGCCGAGGCACGCTCGCCCGCTTCGGGGCCGAAGCCGTGCTGCCCAGCATGCTGGCGCTGTCGGTGTTTAAGGAAATTGGCCCGGTCATTACCTCGCTGGTGCTGGCCGGACGCCTGGGAGCCGGGATGGCCGCTGAAATTGGCTCGATGCGGGTGACCGAACAGATCGACGCGCTCGAAGTGGCAGCGCTCAAGCCCTTTCATTATCTGGTAATCACCCGCGTGCTGGCCTGCATCGTCATGTTTCCCGTGCTGACGACCTGGACGAACATGATTGCGCTGGCCGGTGGTTACCTTGAGTCGGTCATCTCGGCCGATATGGACTACCGGCTTTTCTGGAACAGTGCTTTCTCCAGCCTGCGCTTTTCAGATCTGCTGGTCGATACGCTCAAAACCAGCGTATTTGGTTTTCTGGTAGGAATCGTAAGCTGCTACCTGGGCTATACGGTGCGGGGGGGCACACGCGAGGTCGGACAGGCTGCGATGCAGGCCGTGGTGATTTCATCGTTGCTGATTCTGCTGGCCGACGTGGTGGTCGTCCGCATTTCGCTGTTTCTGTACGGCGTGCTGTAA